GACACCATCCTGGCATAACAGTTTGTACATGTCTGGCTGGATCATGCCCTTTTGTTTTGGGGCCTGTTCAAGAGATGTCAAAAATCGGGTGCGACTCTCTTTGCCGATCTCATTGTCCGGAAACATTTTTTCAAGTGCATGATTAATATCAAAAAATTCTTGTTCACCATATCCCAGCAGCGTTGTAAAGGCATTGTTTCTCCGGTAGATCCACCCTTGGTCATTGACATAGATGATAGGAATCGGAACCAGGGTAAATATGGTTTCAAATCCTTTTTTAGAGGCCTTGATCTGGGCTTCTTTGGCCAGCCTGTCGGAAATATCCCTGAAACTTACAACGGATCCTGTAATCCGACCCCGATCAATTATGGGTGAAGAGACATAGCTGACTGCAAAGGCGCTGCCGTCTTTTCGCCAGAAGACTTCATTGTCAATTTTGCGTTTCTCGCCGTCATTCAAAGCGAAATGAAGGGGGCATTCCTTTTCTTCATAGGGACAACTGTCAGCATGGCTGTGATGAAATACTTGGTGGGAACTTCTACCTATAATCTGATCTTGGGTCCAGCCGATCATTTTTTCTGCCGCCGGGTTTATAAAGGTGAGGTTGCCGTGAATATCGACCCCGTATATCCCGTCCCCGCTGGATGACAAAATCAGGTCGTTTTTTTTATAAAGATCGGCAATCGTTTGTGCATCTTTTTTTTGCTGGTTCAGCACGCGATTGCGCTGGGCTAAAAGAAAGCCGATCAAAAGAGAAATAAAAAGAAGAATTGTAATGAGGATGGGTTGCGCGGAGCCATAAATGAATGATTTTTTCTTGATGCTCTCTTTGGTGATAAAGTGAAACAGATGCCAGTGCGTTGAACTGTCAATCGTACCGACATCCACCTGTTGTGCTTTTAAAATAGAAATTGGAACAGGCAGCCCACTGGCCAAAAAAATGCCCTGGTCGGTTTTAATTTGCTTTTTTCCTGTTAGCGCAGCCTGCCAGGCTTCTGGAAAATCGATGGAAAAACGCTGATCTTGCTTGGCACTGAACATAAAGGCAAACTCTTTGTCCGGGAACAGTTCCGACTTCAGATAGTAGCCGTTTTCATTGACAAGAAAACTGTAATGCATGTTGCCGCCGGAGTTGTGCATTTGGTTTTTGTCAAACAAGTCTTCCAACAAGGTTTTGGCTAAAAAGTTCATCACCAGAACTGCCTGGGGCGCCCCTGTTTGATTTTTTATGGGCAGGGCAAATCGAATCATGGGTTTGTGGGGGACTTCGACTTTTCCCTGTTCCACGTTTAAATCCAAAGGAGAGATAAATGTTTGATTGGTCGGCAGCATAAGGGCTTCTTTGAAATAATAGCGGTTCACCTTGTTTTGAAGGTTTGCCCGGGGGACCTTATTGCATTTGCCGTCGTTAAAATTAATGCGTACCAGCTCCTGGCCGTCGGCTTGGATTAGGCGAATCTGATCATAGATTTCGTAAAAACGGCAAACCGAACGCATCATCTGTGTAACCGCCTGATGCCTTTCCTGGGTTGGGTTGGCCAGAAACCCCGCTATACACGGAGACTGGGCAAGGACATGAAGATCGGCGATGCGTTCATGAAACATGGACTGGATCTGGTGCTCAGCCTTCATCACATGGCCGATATCATGACTGATATCTACTTTGAGGCGGTTTTTATCATATAGAGTCAACAAAGGGAAAACCACCGCAGCTACAATGATGAAGGTCAGGATAAAATATTGCACCCAATAACGTAAAAATTTCTTATTCCGCACAGATGCCCCATTGCGTTTTTTAAGTTAAATCGGGATATTGGGCAGAGGCGGCACAGCAGACGGTTTGGCAAACAGATACCCCTGGATATAGGTCGCCCCGTTACCTACCAGCCACTGCCATTCTTCTGTACGCTCAACCCCTTCCGCGATTGATTCGATTCCAAGATTTTCAGCCAAGTCCAATAAATTTTTAACAATCATGCCTTTGTAGGGATCCTGGTCTACATCCCGGATCAGTTCCATATCTATTTTAATAAAATCGGGTTTAATATGGTGCAGCATATTTAAAGAGGAGTATCCTGCCCCCATATCATCCAAAGCAATGCGAAACCCCCTGTTTCGATAAAAACGGATAATGTTTAAAAGGTGCTTGATGTCCCGGACCTGATCGGTTTCCACCACTTCAAAAACAATTTTGTCTGGTGAAATGCCTGTTTCTTTAATCGTCTCCATGGTGGTTTTCAGGCAATGCTTGGGGTCATAAATGGTTGTAGGGTTAAAATTGATGAAAATGTTATGCGAAATGTTTTGGCGGGCAGCATCTTTTACTGCAGTTTGTCGGGATACCCGGTCCAGGTGAAAAAGCATATCCATGGACCGCGCAGTACCAAATAATTCAGGCGGGTAAATAATTTTGCCGTCAACGCCTTTTCCCCTGATCAGGCATTCGTAAGCAAAGACCAGATCAGGACGCATTGCGTTGACAATAGGCTGAAACCAGGATAACAGTCTCTTTTCATCTAAAAGTTTAATAAACCACTGGTTGTTAGAGAGTGATAAAAATTCTTCGAGGGTCTGTACGGATTTAAAATAATCAATGGAGATCTTTTGTCCTTCGGGAAGAAACAGGCATTTTGTATCTTTTAACTCCATCGCATTTAAGTAGGATAGAAAATCCCGGCAGAATCCGCATGCAAAATTTTTAATGTAGGGGATGGCCAGGACATTTGCAGCAGGGTGTTCTATGCCGACCGAATGGTTTTTTAAAATGCGCTCAATTGACTTTAATGTCGGTTCCATAGGCGGTGATAGGTATAGTGTCCCGTTTGGAAACCGGATGTCTGGTAATGCTTCACAACGACTGCATTTAGCCATTCAAGAACCTTTCAAATGAAAATATGCGTTGATGCTGCATATTGATAGAACGACCTAACACCTAAACAGACCACTTATGAATTTTGTCACGTACAAAGCACATGTAAACTTTCATCCAAAGAAATAGGTCAACTATTTCAAAAATAAAAATTTGCCGGAATTAAAGTGATCTGTAAATTTAAAGGTTTCGGTCGGTCATATGTATAGAATTATTATCTTCCTTAAATGCTTAAGCAAAATTCACTAAAAAGTCAACTGATGTTAAATATAACCTATCAAATCAGTTTGTTTTCAGTGGCGTAGCGTTCAGCAAATTCAATTTCTTCTTCCATGGTAATCAATTTATCATCCAGCTTTTCGTCAATAATTTTATTGAGAATCGTGGTGTAAACCGGTCCCGGCCTTAATCCTATGGATTTAAGGTCTTTTCCGCTAATTAAGGGTTTGATATTGCGCTGGTGCGTATAAAAATGGGAGATGGCTTTGCGAACCGATTCATTCTTGGTCAACGCCAGCATAAACAAAAGGCATTCTGTTTGAAAGTGGATCAACCACCAGTATATCTGCTGATTTGAGGCCGGATAGCTTTTTTCAATAAGCTGAATCCGATGCTCGGCTTTAATTCGTTTTTCAAGCAGCCGTATCCTTTCCTTTAAGGGAAACATCAACCGGTCCGCGATCTGGGCGGTCACCGTAAAGGGGTATCCGTGAAGCCAGGCCATAAAGTAAACCGCCCATCTTGGATAGTCATCATCTGCATACAAAAGATCATGCCAGGCCAAGGTTTTACCTACGGACTCAAACAAAGCACAGGTGGTATCGGTTAATTTCAGGTCAGGATGGATCACCTTGTCCAGGCCGTAATCAGACATAGTCTGTACTGCGGGCAAGGGATTATCCTCGCCAAAAATTTGTTTAAGCTCCGAAAGAACCCGCAGGCCACTTAAATGTTTAACCGCACCGACATTTAAAGCGTTTTTGATCAGGTTGGCCGTCACTTTACCGATTCTAAACCCGAACCTGTTGGAAAATTTGATAGCCCTGAAAATCCGGGTGGGATCTTCAATAAAACTTAAATTATGGATAATCCGGATGATTTTATCCTTGACATCCCTGACACCGCCAAAATAGTCAATGAGCGTGCCAAATGTTTCCGTGTTCAGGGAAATGGCCAGGGTATTGATGGTAAAATCCCTTCTGGCAAGGTCCATCTTGATAGAGGAGTTTTCCACCACAGGCAGCGCTGCGGGGGTTGCGTAGTATTCAAGCCGTGCGGAGGCTACGTCAACTTTAAATCCGTCCTCAAAAATGATAACCGCAGTGTTAAATTTGCGGTGCTGGTGCAACCGGCAATCGTGCAATGATGCAAAATATCGGGCAAAGGCAATGCCGTCTCCCTCTACCACTACATCCACATCTTCAATGGGCCGCTCCATCATCAGATCCCTGACAAAACCACCGACGACAAAGACCTCCACACCCAGCGTGTCTCCGGCATTGCCGATGTCGTAAAGCAAGTTGCGTGCTCGCTTGTTCAAGCGGTGCTTTAGACGATTTCCCACGTATTTTGTTCTGGGTTTCAGGCCGGAAATATCTTTTTTTTCACTGAGGACAACTTCCCGGTTATGTTCCACCAGAAAGTTTAAAAGATCGGTGCGTGTGATAACACCACAAATAACCCGATTTTCCATTACCGGAACGACCCGCTGTTTCAAATCAATTATTTTTTGTTCAATTTCAGCCAGGTCACAGGCGAGACTTACACTTTGGCCGCTAGGTTCAAAATAATCGCTAACAGGCTGCCCGCTCAGCTTATGGTGTACAATTTTTTCAGCCACATGGCGGGTAATGTATCCTAAGTATTCAAGGGTTTGTGTGTTAAGGACAAGCAGGGTATTGATGTTGTATCGGATCATTTTTTGGGCGGCATCCAGACATGATTTATCAGCAGTGATGGTGATGGCCGGGCTGGACATTAATTTTTTAGCCACACGTATGTGCTTAATCTGTCGTTGAATCAGTTCAATCAAACGCATTTCAACCTGGGGAAGTGTCTGGTTTTCCACCTTGGCTGATGCCGCATAAAAATGACCTCCGCCGCCAAGGGCCCCCAGTATTTTTCCCACATCCAGTTCATGCAGACGGTTTCGGGCTATGACATGTACATTGGCCCCCATGAGGACCAAAGCAAAAAAACAGTCCAGATTTTCCATTCTGACGATTTTTTGTACAATGGACGCAAGATCCGGGATGTACTGGGAAGCCGCGATGGCTGACAGGTGAATCTGGGTGCCGTTGACGGTAACCGTCGTCATTTCATTGATCAATTCATTAAGCCAGGTGACCTGTTCGGTTTTCATCTCCTTGACCACAAGACTTGAAATGGTGGACAAGCTTGCACCACAGGAGAGCAGAAAGCCTGCCTGCTCAAAATCGGCCGGGGTTGTGGAGGTATAGGTAAAGCTGCCTGTGTCCTCGTAAATCCCGAGCGCCATCACCGTGGCTTCATCACTGTTGATGGCGATTTTTTTTTCTCGCAGAAGTTCACACATGATGGTGGTGGTTGCACCATAAGGCTTTGACAGATCAAAGGTCGCTTTGATTTCGTCAGGAAAGGATGGATGGTGGTCGTAAATGTCAATGACGATATTTGGTTTTTCTAAAAGCGTTTCAACACCTGCCAGGCGGCTTTTTTGCCGGGTATCAACAATAACCAGCCGCTGGGTTTCGCTAAAATCAACCTCAGCCGGATCTGCCATGTTAAACAGATATCCCATGGAGTGAATGAAAAAATCCCTGAGATTTTTTTCTTGGGATCCGGGGAAGATTATGACACTTTCCGGGTACAGCTTTTGTGCGGCAAGCATGGCACCAATGGCATCAAAATCAGAATTTACATGGCTGGTGATCACTGTTCTGGGGGAAATCTGCTGTTTTTTTGGGGGCACCGAATAACTCCTGTTGAAATGCACTTTGCAAATTTATATAGTATATCTGTATTGAATTTACAATGTTCTGACTAGCTCTATGTTTATATCGCAACTAATGGCCGGCATTGGACGGCCTCTATCTTACTTAAAAATATAAAGGAATGATTATGGCCGTCATTTATGAATGGAAGGGGAAAAATCCAAAAGGCAGAAAAATCAAAGGGGAGATGGAAGCTGAAACACCCCAACAGGTAAGGACCAGTCTGGAACGTCGCAAAATAACACCGACAAGGGTGAGGAAAAAGCCAAAAGACATTTTTGAGAATGTCTCCTTTCTTGCGCCTAAAGTGAAAGATAGTGATGTTATTATTTTCGCACGGCAGTTTTCTACCATGATTGACGCGGGACTGCCGCTTTTGCAGTGTCTGGAGCTTTTGTATTCCCAGCAGGAAAATCCAACATTTAAAAAGCAGCTCAAGCATATTAAAGAGTCTGTTGAATCCGGGGAGACCTTTGCCGATGCATTGAAAAAATATCCCAAAACCTTTAACGAACTTTTTATTAACATGATCTCCGCCGGAGAGGCCGGTGGTATTCTTGATGTTATTTTACAGCGTTTGTCAGCCTATGCCGAAAAAATGGCAAAGCTCAAAAAGCAGGTCAAGGGAGCCATGACCTATCCAGCTATCACCCTGGCGGTGGCGGTTATTGTGGTCGCCGTTATTCTGGTCTTTGTTATACCGGTGTTTGAAAAAATGTTTGCCAGTATGGGTTCGGCGCTGCCGGCCCCCACTCAGATGGTTGTGGTAATGAGTAATTTTGTGGTGGGAAATATCGGCTGGATGATCCTTGGGTTGATCGGTGCGGTTTTCATTTTCAGGCAAACCTATAAATCAAAAAAGGGTCGGATTTTTCTTGATGACATGTTTTTGCGCCTGCCTGTGATCGGCATTTTGATCAGAAAGGTGGCCGTTGCAAAATTTACCCGTACCACATCCACAATGATTTCATCCGGGGTATCTATTCTCGATGCACTAGATATTGTAGGCAAAACCGCAGGTAATAAAATTATTGAGTTCGCCATATCAGACGTTAAGACGGGTATAGCCGAAGGCCGTTCCATGGCGGACCCTTTGCTGGAGAGCGGCGTATTTCCAGCCATGGTCTGCTCGATGATCGCAGTGGGTGAATCCACAGGTGCCCTGGATGTAATGATGACCAAAATAGCAGATTTTTATGATGATGAGGTCGACCAGGCCGTAAAAAATTTGACGGATATGATTGAGCCTTTTATGCTTGTGTTTTTAGGTGTTGTGGTCGGCGGCCTTGTTATTGCCATGTATCTGCCGATTTTCTCAATGGCAGGCGCCGTTGGATAGTCCTCATTTTTTATTTCGCAGGACCCGGGAACTGTTTGTTCAGGTCAAATGGCTTATTTGGGCTAGGGCTGTATTTGCCCTGATTTTGATCTTTTCCACCCTTTTTTTTTCTGATATAGAGCTGTCCGGCCACAGGGATCAGCCCTTTTTATCGTTGTACAAAATTTCCGGCACCATTTTGGGGCTGTCTCTGGTTTATTTTACCTGGCTTTACCGTAAAAAATACCTATATGCCCTTGCCTATACCCAGATAATTGTTGATACGTTTATCGTCACAGCCATTGTTTTTGTTACCGGCGGTTATCACAGCATTTTTACATTTTTGTATCTTTTGGTTATTATCTATGCCGCGATGCTGCTGCTTGCCCGGGGCAGTTTTTCCGTGGCTTTGGCATCAAGTATTCAATATGGTTTTCTCATTGAACTTGAGTACCTTAAGATCATTGCTCCGTTTTCGGGAAACCTGCCCCTTGCCTTGGCGATAGATCAGCACCATATCCTTTATCGGATCGTGATTATCATTTCAGCCTGTTTTGCCACAGCTGCGTTAAGCGGTATTCTCTCTTTGCAGCTTAAAACTGCCAGAAAAGATCTTAAAATAACCCAGGAACATTTGAAACGTGTGGAAAAAATGGCGGCTGTGGATGAAATTGTATCGGGTCTTGCCCATGAGATTAAAAATCCTTTGGCTTCTTTGTCAGGTTCCATACAGATGTTAAAAGAAGATATGGCCCCCACAGGGGAAAATGATAAGCTGATGCAAATTGTTTTAAGGGAAACAGAACGACTTAAACAGATCGTGACCGATATTCGACTGATTTCAAAACCCAGCCGAACCAACGCAGCGTTGGTTGACCTTGCCAAGGCTATTGATGATGTAAAAATTTTATTTGACAATACACCGGACTGGCATGGTCGCATCAATATTGTTACCCGGCTTGAAAGGACGCTGTATGTCTATATGGATGCGGTTCATCTGCAGCAGATTTTATGGAACTTGATTAAAAATGCAGCCGAATCCATTGAAGGAAAGGGAAAAATTACAATAACCGTTTCTTCGTCTCGACATAAACATATTTATCTGACCGTTCGAGACACAGGAATCGGCATTGATCGAAAAACCGCCTCTCATATTTTTGATCCGTTTTACACCACGAAAAGCGATGGGACAGGGCTTGGGCTTTCGATTATCCACAGGATTGTTGACACCTATGACGGCATGATCGATTTTGAATCAAGTCCTGGGAAAGGCACTGTCTTTACGCTGATTTTTCAAAATCCCAATATAGACACCCGGCACGCGATACCTTCACCAAATGGCACCAGGGATTAAGGTTTCGTGCCATGACATGCCCGGGGCATAGGTGAGAGCAACACCCGTGGCAACAAAGAAGGGAGACCACCATGCCGCCGAACAGAACGAGCGGGCAAGAACGAAGGCTTGGGTTTTGGTCAAAACGCCGTTTTTACGAAGACGATCGCCGAAAACAAACAGAACTGACAGATTTATGACCGCTCCGAGCAGATGCGTGCAGAAGCTGTGATCGTCAGAGCCCGCTTGCCCTGGGGCAGTGCCTGGCCTTCGATACCGGCATTTGTCAGGGCAAGAAAGGAAACCGCAACAAACATCGCCGGCAGCGGCAGGTTGGTGGTAAAAATTTACAACGGCCGAGGGCTGACCTGGTTTTTTTTACCATGGTTCAGCCCATAACAAAGCATCGTACTATTCGTTTTTACCTGTGCTCTCTTTTTTTTCATTCGAATTACAGGAACAAGGATGTCCGCCGTCTTTCCCATGGCATTTTTCTATTTGTTCCGGTGTGCAGTTTTCAGGTTTGTATTTGAGTTTTTTCGGATCCATACATTTACAGTTACACATATAATTCTCCTTTCCTTAAACGATGGATAATACATATGTCATATCTTGTGCGTATGACATTCAATGTACAATTGATACCTTCTGCTAAATATTCTTATACTTTTTTCTGTTCTTTGGCAAATTTTGCTTTCAACGCGTATGATTTAAAATTAACCGTAATTTTTTATGCGATTGTTTTTCCCACCGGCGCCGTCATTGACAAGGCAATGCAAAAGCGCTATTTTACCATGTTTTATTCAAGGGGGTTACCGTGCCCAAAAGTTTTAAATTAAAAGGCGGCACCCCTTTTTATGTATAAATCCGGAGCCTAAATATAAACGAAAGCAGCTATTTTTATGGATAACAAAACAAGCAAACTTCTTGATCTTCGCAAAGAAAAAATAAACGAGCTTAAAGCCGAAGGCGTCAGCCTGTATCCCAATGATTTCAAACCGGATCATCGGGTTCATGAAGTAAAGGCTATAATAGAAAAAGAAGCCGATACCTTGGGTGAAAACGGGCGTAAATTCTGCCTTGCCGGGCGTATGATGGCCGTTAATAAAATGGGGAAATCCTCATTTGTAAGATTTCAGGATGCCGGTGAGCAATTGCAGGTATATATCCAGAAAAACAAGGTGGGAGATGATGTATATGCGTTGTTTAAAAAACTGGACATTGGTGATTTTATAGGTGTTGAGGGACCTTTGTTCCAGACCAGAACCGGTGAATGGACACTGCTTGCCGAAAATTTTAAGCTTTTATCCAAATCCGTAAGGCCGCTGCCTGAAAAATTTCATGGCATCAAGGACCCTGAAAAAAGATACCGCCAGCGGTACCTTGATCTGATCATGAATGAAAACACCCGGCAGATATTTAAAAAACGAAGTGCCATTGTGGCTGCCATGAGACGTTTTTTCGATGAAAACGGATTCATGGAGGTGGAAACACCCATGATGCAGACATTGCCCGGCGGTGCTGAAGCTACACCCTTTAAAACCTGGCACAACGCCCTGGGGATGGAATTGTATCTGCGTATTGCACCGGAACTGTATCTGAAACGACTGGTGGTCGGCGGATTTGAAAAGGTGTTTGAAATCAACCGAAATTTCAGAAATGAAGGGGTCTCCACCCGGCATAATCCGGAGTTTACCATGGTTGAGTTCTACCAGGCCTATGCCACCTATGAAGATTTGATGAACTTAACCGAAGAGATGTTTTCCACCATCGTCACTGAGATTACCGGCGACAGCAAAGTTGAATACCAGGGCATGACCATTGATTTTTCAAAGGGATGGAAACGCATATCCATGATCGATTCCCTGTCGGAGATCGGCGGTGTTGATCCTGCCATTGTCAACGACACCCAGGCATTGCTTGCCCACGCTGAAAAGGAAAATATTCAAATTGCCAAAAAAGATCGCCACGGCAAAGTGCTGACCAAGCTTTTTGATGCCCTTGTGGAGCCCAAGCTCATCCAGCCCACATTTATTACCGGATATCCGGTGGAAGTCTCTCCTTTGTCCAGAAAAAGCGATTCGGATTCTGAACTTACGGATCGGTTTGAATTGTTCATTGCCGGCAGAGAGATCGCCAATGGATTTTCCGAAATCAATGATCCTGAAGACCAATATAACCGTTTTCTCATGCAGGTACGTCAACGCGATGAGGGCAATGATGAAGCCCATATCATGGATGCGGAGTATGTAGAGGCACTGGAATACGGTATGCCGCCCACCGCAGGTCAGGGCATCGGGATTGACCGTCTTGTCATGCTGCTGACCGATGCCGCCTCCATTAGAGAGGTCATTCTTTTCCCACATATGAAAAATGTATAAAGATAGCAAAGGTAGCTGTGGGGGCTGAACTTTTCATAGCCGGAAAATATCTGCGGGCCAAACGCAAGGAGGGATTCATATCTTTGATTACCCTGCTGTCCGTGGCAGGTGTTATTCTCGGCGTCATGGCACTGGTGGTGGTTATTGCCGTCATGAGCGGATCGGAAACGGAATTTAGAAACAGAATTCTCGGACTGGAACCCCACATTCTGGCCATGAATTATTCCGGCCATTTTAAACCTGATCCGGCCATGGAAGAAAAGATCCGACAGACTCCCGGGGTCACGGCCGTTTCTCCTATTTTATTCGGCCAGGCTATGATACGTACAGCCAACTCTTTTTCCGGCATTATTCTCAGGGGTATTGAGCCGGAAAAAGGGGCCGCAATGATCAAAGGGTACACCGCCGAAGACCTTGATACCGCATTGAACAAAACCAAGACCTCAAACAACCTTCCCGGTATTATCCTTGGACAGTCCCTGGCCCATACCGTAGGGGTGATGGAAGGCGACCGGGTAATCCTTATGTCGGCATCGGGTATCATTTCCCCCATGGGACAAATTCCGTCCATGAAACAGTTTGTGGTCACCGGCACCTTCAAATCAGGCATGTCCGAATACGATTCCAGTCTGGCCTATGCCCGGCTGGATCAGGTCCAGGCCCTTGTGGCGGCCAAAGGTAAAATTTCAGCTTTCGGTATCTGGACCGATCAGATATTTAAGGTAAAAGAGTTAAGCCAAAACGGGCTTGGATTTATCAATTATCCGTATTATCTGCGCAACTGGATGGATATCAATCACAGTCTTTTTTCAGCCCTTAAACTTGAAAAAACCGCCATGTTTGTTATTCTGACGCTGATCATTCTTGTGGCGGCATTTAATATAGCGTCGGCATTGATCATGATGGTTATGGAAAAAACCCGCGATATTGCCGTATTGAAAGCCATGGGCGCCACAAATACCATGATCCGTCGCATCTTCATAATTAAGGGGATGATTATCGGCATAATCGGTACAGGTATCGGGACAAGTTTTGGAGTGGTGATCTGTTACATCCTTAAACGATACGAATTTATTAAGCTGCCCGAGGCATATCCTTTTTCCACCCTTCCGGTGCAGCTTGAATATTCGGATGTTATTTTAACCGCCGTATCTGCTTTGGTGATTTGTTTTTTGTCCACCTTGTATCCGTCGTATAAAGCGTCGCGAATGAATCCGGTGGAGGCCATAAGATATGGGTGAGCCGCCGCCGCTGATTCAACTGAATGGGGTTTCACGGTCTTTTGTATCCAAAACAACATCTTTGGACATTCTCTACAAGGCAGATATATCCATACAACAGGGTGAGACCATTGCCGTTGTGGGCGCTTCCGGTATTGGCAAATCAACCTTGCTTAACATTATCGGCACCCTTGACAGGCCGGATGAGGGGAACCAGCGCTTTGGCGGTGAAGATATCCTGAAGTATAATGATGAAAAGCTT
This window of the uncultured Desulfobacter sp. genome carries:
- a CDS encoding ATP-binding protein → MRNKKFLRYWVQYFILTFIIVAAVVFPLLTLYDKNRLKVDISHDIGHVMKAEHQIQSMFHERIADLHVLAQSPCIAGFLANPTQERHQAVTQMMRSVCRFYEIYDQIRLIQADGQELVRINFNDGKCNKVPRANLQNKVNRYYFKEALMLPTNQTFISPLDLNVEQGKVEVPHKPMIRFALPIKNQTGAPQAVLVMNFLAKTLLEDLFDKNQMHNSGGNMHYSFLVNENGYYLKSELFPDKEFAFMFSAKQDQRFSIDFPEAWQAALTGKKQIKTDQGIFLASGLPVPISILKAQQVDVGTIDSSTHWHLFHFITKESIKKKSFIYGSAQPILITILLFISLLIGFLLAQRNRVLNQQKKDAQTIADLYKKNDLILSSSGDGIYGVDIHGNLTFINPAAEKMIGWTQDQIIGRSSHQVFHHSHADSCPYEEKECPLHFALNDGEKRKIDNEVFWRKDGSAFAVSYVSSPIIDRGRITGSVVSFRDISDRLAKEAQIKASKKGFETIFTLVPIPIIYVNDQGWIYRRNNAFTTLLGYGEQEFFDINHALEKMFPDNEIGKESRTRFLTSLEQAPKQKGMIQPDMYKLLCQDGVYRDMLVGGRLFEEGYILTFVDMTDQEAAKKALINARQQAEKANAAKSEFLANMSHEIRTPMNAIIGMSRFLLETDLTDQQLDFAKKIDFSSRILLDIINDILDFSKIEAGKVDIDVHDFSLKEMLLPIDSTLSPLAQEKGIDFSIIISPDVPEVVQGDAHRLRQILMNLLSNAVKFTHKGGVKGQISLKEANHEEKQIRLLFSVKDTGIGISPEQQKKIFEAFSQADSTTTRRFGGTGLGLAISRRLAQLMGSELKVKSKENQGSTFYFEIGMALGDPAKLKENLENSYKIAPPDLTGFSILVVEDIDLNLEVAVRLLNRTGADLLTARNGRQAVDIVAKTRPDLIFMDLQMPVMDGFEAIYTIRKTDKNLPIVALSAAALSDEVDRAIHFGANAHISKPVEPNELYMALCRYLNVEAQPLSEPSESTPFDPGTIFDQTPGTKKAGVTSKAKQDIDHAPNQPQLFDLPKVMEAVDNDTKFFFQISEMFFQNRTDHMDAIQKAIETEDGPALAKAAHGLKGALSNFRALGAQQHANELELQAKTGDLSRIKVLLSKLEKEVALFESELKMTIEKMSHENFNC
- a CDS encoding CBS domain-containing protein, with translation MPPKKQQISPRTVITSHVNSDFDAIGAMLAAQKLYPESVIIFPGSQEKNLRDFFIHSMGYLFNMADPAEVDFSETQRLVIVDTRQKSRLAGVETLLEKPNIVIDIYDHHPSFPDEIKATFDLSKPYGATTTIMCELLREKKIAINSDEATVMALGIYEDTGSFTYTSTTPADFEQAGFLLSCGASLSTISSLVVKEMKTEQVTWLNELINEMTTVTVNGTQIHLSAIAASQYIPDLASIVQKIVRMENLDCFFALVLMGANVHVIARNRLHELDVGKILGALGGGGHFYAASAKVENQTLPQVEMRLIELIQRQIKHIRVAKKLMSSPAITITADKSCLDAAQKMIRYNINTLLVLNTQTLEYLGYITRHVAEKIVHHKLSGQPVSDYFEPSGQSVSLACDLAEIEQKIIDLKQRVVPVMENRVICGVITRTDLLNFLVEHNREVVLSEKKDISGLKPRTKYVGNRLKHRLNKRARNLLYDIGNAGDTLGVEVFVVGGFVRDLMMERPIEDVDVVVEGDGIAFARYFASLHDCRLHQHRKFNTAVIIFEDGFKVDVASARLEYYATPAALPVVENSSIKMDLARRDFTINTLAISLNTETFGTLIDYFGGVRDVKDKIIRIIHNLSFIEDPTRIFRAIKFSNRFGFRIGKVTANLIKNALNVGAVKHLSGLRVLSELKQIFGEDNPLPAVQTMSDYGLDKVIHPDLKLTDTTCALFESVGKTLAWHDLLYADDDYPRWAVYFMAWLHGYPFTVTAQIADRLMFPLKERIRLLEKRIKAEHRIQLIEKSYPASNQQIYWWLIHFQTECLLFMLALTKNESVRKAISHFYTHQRNIKPLISGKDLKSIGLRPGPVYTTILNKIIDEKLDDKLITMEEEIEFAERYATENKLI
- a CDS encoding ATP-binding protein, with amino-acid sequence MDSPHFLFRRTRELFVQVKWLIWARAVFALILIFSTLFFSDIELSGHRDQPFLSLYKISGTILGLSLVYFTWLYRKKYLYALAYTQIIVDTFIVTAIVFVTGGYHSIFTFLYLLVIIYAAMLLLARGSFSVALASSIQYGFLIELEYLKIIAPFSGNLPLALAIDQHHILYRIVIIISACFATAALSGILSLQLKTARKDLKITQEHLKRVEKMAAVDEIVSGLAHEIKNPLASLSGSIQMLKEDMAPTGENDKLMQIVLRETERLKQIVTDIRLISKPSRTNAALVDLAKAIDDVKILFDNTPDWHGRINIVTRLERTLYVYMDAVHLQQILWNLIKNAAESIEGKGKITITVSSSRHKHIYLTVRDTGIGIDRKTASHIFDPFYTTKSDGTGLGLSIIHRIVDTYDGMIDFESSPGKGTVFTLIFQNPNIDTRHAIPSPNGTRD
- a CDS encoding EAL domain-containing protein; amino-acid sequence: MAKCSRCEALPDIRFPNGTLYLSPPMEPTLKSIERILKNHSVGIEHPAANVLAIPYIKNFACGFCRDFLSYLNAMELKDTKCLFLPEGQKISIDYFKSVQTLEEFLSLSNNQWFIKLLDEKRLLSWFQPIVNAMRPDLVFAYECLIRGKGVDGKIIYPPELFGTARSMDMLFHLDRVSRQTAVKDAARQNISHNIFINFNPTTIYDPKHCLKTTMETIKETGISPDKIVFEVVETDQVRDIKHLLNIIRFYRNRGFRIALDDMGAGYSSLNMLHHIKPDFIKIDMELIRDVDQDPYKGMIVKNLLDLAENLGIESIAEGVERTEEWQWLVGNGATYIQGYLFAKPSAVPPLPNIPI
- a CDS encoding type II secretion system F family protein; its protein translation is MAVIYEWKGKNPKGRKIKGEMEAETPQQVRTSLERRKITPTRVRKKPKDIFENVSFLAPKVKDSDVIIFARQFSTMIDAGLPLLQCLELLYSQQENPTFKKQLKHIKESVESGETFADALKKYPKTFNELFINMISAGEAGGILDVILQRLSAYAEKMAKLKKQVKGAMTYPAITLAVAVIVVAVILVFVIPVFEKMFASMGSALPAPTQMVVVMSNFVVGNIGWMILGLIGAVFIFRQTYKSKKGRIFLDDMFLRLPVIGILIRKVAVAKFTRTTSTMISSGVSILDALDIVGKTAGNKIIEFAISDVKTGIAEGRSMADPLLESGVFPAMVCSMIAVGESTGALDVMMTKIADFYDDEVDQAVKNLTDMIEPFMLVFLGVVVGGLVIAMYLPIFSMAGAVG